GATAATTCTTATTAAtaacatattttaaatttttaatagcaTATAAGACATGCTATTAAAGTTTAAATTTGTTATCGTGATTCCTTGATTTCTCTGCAATCTAGTGAGCTTTCTGttctttagttttttttattattattattttttattgtggATTTGGGTTCCTTATCtgaaaatttgttttgaattaattataatttagtacttaaaatttagtaaaatttataatttagttcttatatttttaaaCTTAAGTAATTTAGTGGATGAGATTTAGCAAAACCTATAATTTAGTTCATTCGTCTAATTTTCTATcagatttatcattaattatagtaaaaataactaaaacgcccttaattttatatattttataactaaaacaatttaattcatgaaattttgtgttataaacaaaataattaaattaaggaattattttatttataatacaaaatCTTATAGACTAAATCGTTCAATTAGAAAATATATAGAGTTAAGAGTATTATGTCATTTTTACTATAACTAATAGtcaattaaatgaaaaaaatagataaaaagattAAATCATGGGTTTCTCaaattttaaagattaaattatttatttttgaaaatataaaaactaaattacaGATTTTACCAAATTTAAAGACTAAGTTGTGATTTACCTTTTTACCTTTTGGATTCTTTATTTGGATTTGGCTAAAgggttttcttcaattttctgctGCACATAAATTATGTATattatgggtttttttttttttaatttctgtttctctttcctattttctttcatttaattttttataagtaaaatatttttcttcaatttaattattttttaaatttctgtgttaaaaaaataataatataaagatTTAACAAAAAAATAATCATAAGATGATCAATACAAGAATACGTGAAAAGTGTAAAATCTTAAAAATagattctttttcttttctttttcaattttttcgGTGGCTTcttttgtatatttttttttatattcacaTATATGTACTTTAATGTTGGTCGTCCCTTTATCTTTACAGCAAGTAACGAATTATTCTCTCACTTTTCTCATCAATCCCTGCtctttttattcaaaaaagataAATTAACCCCTAACATTAGAAAACGTAAGGATTCCCAAGGACAAAATGCAAGTCTTCCTCCACATCGTCGCCCTCTCTAAATCGAAACTAGGTCACCAATAGGGGAGAAAAGATGCCAATGTCCATAGCAAGAGCTCAATCTGAGCTAGTGAAACCTTTAGCAACCACCAACTAAAGCCCAGCATACTTGCCGTCATTACAACCTTAAGACCAGTAAACATAGACAAAGATCAAGGCTTCGGGAGGGTGGTGCTGAACAGAACTCACCGGCTTCTAATCTCTTTTAGCTTTGGGGATCAACCATCCAATAGGTCAAAGGGCTCTGTGACTCCGAGATGCTTACCGCTTCAACCATGAAGAGAGCCCTCCCTCAAAGTTTCAATAGCTCCAAACCCAAAAGATACACCATCAAACAACCACAAATAGGTCTTCAAAAACGATTCCCCTCTCTAGAGAACCATTCGACCTGCATGTAGAACAACCACAAAACCATATATATACCCAACTCGTAGATGGGGAGGGTAAACTCACAGCTTGACTGGAAGAGAAAACCTTCTCCTATTCAGAATGGGCAAGAAAAGGCcacaaatgaattttttttttttttaaaagcctgagaaagaaattgaagaaataaaggtTACTCTCTCCCTAGTATATTTCTTTTAGGGGAGCTAATACCAGCTATGCTATATTTGTATTCATCTTCATTAAGGCACCTATAAATCGATAATCTAATATTATTATTTGCATATATCTTGaaattaacttttatttattatGCCATTTGTgctttataattttgatattcatttattgaaaattttatttaaatttatataattcattatacaatttttgtaaattaattcctaatttttcttaactcaataaattaatttgttagtGCGAGATGAATAAGTATTTATGTgaatttaaggatttatttaatattattatttaagttattattaaaaatataattttaaatatattagttaaaaactattaaaattaattttaaattaaatttaatatattttatcataaaattttttaatatatttaaattacttttttaaattattttttaaactatgcttaaatgattttttttatatatataaaaaaacacAACCAAATTAGAAGCCCGATAAATCCAACATCgagaaatatatataaataatatagcCCAAACTTGTCGTCCAAGAAAGAGAAACATTTCTCCAAGCGAGATCACGTAGACGACGTAGTTTAGGTCGTATTTGTCAAAACCCAGCCCTGAGAATTCTCTTTTCGAGCGCGGAGGTAATTCACATCACCCCCGAACTAGCTCTTTGGCCGTCTGATTTTTCACGCGAGCAAAGCTTTCAATTGGAAGAATCTCTGGGTATAGGTGTCTCATAGTTTTGATTTCAGATTATGAATGTTCTTTCTTTCCCCTATAATCTTCATCTTTTGTCCTTGTCATCGTCTTTCTCTTTTTTATGGATTTCTTTTTGACCGCTGCTATATCCGAATTTCTCAAACTTTAATGGTCTGATGAAGCACCTTGTTGAATTTTATGACCAATATGATTTTTCCTATGATATGCCTTTTACTGTGTAAAAATTGTGATGAACTTGGGTATTGTACATCAGTTGTTCGATTAAATGTCTCAATGTTATTCCCTGCTTTTGATTCTTTTTTTTTGAAAGAATTTTAATTTGTTACATTTGTCTTTCCTGTTGTGTTGGATTTTCTATTTTCTGTTGATTAACTGTTGCACTAGAGGGTTCTGCAACTTTTGTTGGCCTTTTCGTTGCTGGAGCCTAGAGTATTATATGAATCTGTGGATCTTGTTCTGCTATTTTTGTTTTAGTTTTTAACTGCTCACGTCACTGCAACAGTTTTAGTTTATTCATTTTGTTTACTGGAATGCAAATATTAGGCAATTGTTCTAGTCATTGAAACCTGCGTACGTTGGAAATGAGtgcaaggaaaataaaaataactagtaATAGTAGAGTAGTAGATGAGGGTAATTAAGGTATACTAAGTTTTTCCCATCAATTAAGCTGGGGCAATAGCTCAACCCTTCTTTCTTCTCTAGTTCTTTTACACCCAGCTTTATAGATTTCTTATTATGCTGTGAATTTTAAACTTCTAGTGACAAACAAACCCCACATTTTTTTCCCCATCAATTTGTTGGgtcattaaatttttcttaaattttgatGGGTTCAGATTAACTATCTACATGACGTTTGATAGTTGCTTGGGAGATTGTCAATTCCTCTTATTTTTGCCTTTCTGGTATCTTTGGTTTGGCATTTTATAAGCGTTGCTGGCTTTGGCATTATAAActtatatgtgttgaattagaACTACCATTTCATGCAATCTTTTGTTATAAGGCAAGCAAACATGATCTACTTGTGTCAATATACGCATATTGAATCATTTATGGTAGTAGTGGAATGAGAGGTGCTGAGTTGAGTTCAAGTTGTTTTGATGAATAAGACATCTTATATTTGTTAAACATAGTTTGATATAAATATATTGTAAGAAGGCTCTTGATATTGGTGAATTTTATACAAAGTCGCAAACTTCTTGTTGCAGGAAAATGTTTTGGTTAAGTTTGTCACATGTTGGCTTAAATAAATCCAGATGCAAATGATTTTATTCTCAGGAATAGGTGATGAACCTTTCAATTTCCAATGAACTAAAATTTTGGTTATCAGGTTTTATGTTCTTTAACTTAAGAACCTGCTATGCTTCTATATTCCAAACTATTTTAATTTGTGACTAGGTGAGAAGGGGGTGGAAAATTGTTGTGATAGCTTTTTTTCCCCTGTGGGATGTTATAGTAGAATGTTTTTTCCTACATGAAATCAATTTTGCGTACATTACACTGTTGGGAAGTCACAGACTGGGTATTTTATGAAGATTCTTTTACATGGCTTTGGACACATCCAGGAAATTGTGTAGAGCGAGACCATGAGTCCATGATAGATGATACTATTGTTGTCATCCCGCTCCCCCTCCCCCCCTCTCCTCTCCTACTTTTGGTGATCttatatttgtaaattaattCATGTGTCCCAGGAAATACCAAATATGGAAAAACAAAGTAGTCAACAGCAAAAACAACAATCACCTGCTGTCTCTTCATGTCGAAAGAAGAAGAATGAGGAGGGCACTTTTATGGAAGATTTAAAGGATCACATTGATGAATTCATTCATGCATCTATGGATGAGCACAAGAGCTGCTTTAAGAAGACCATCCAAAAGGTTAAAATTCCCACTTACAAATCCAATGCTAATTTGCTCCTTGTCTGGAAGCTTACATTCTATAATTGAATGATCTTCGATTTCAGATGTTTGGAATGTCAAAGATTGTTGCAGAAAGGAGTGGTGAAGCTAAAGAAGCTGAAAGTTCTCTGCCCCTTCGCACTGTAGTATCAGACTAGAAATTCccgctcctttttttttttggttggctTGGCATCTAGTTGTAGAACAACATGGTTTAGCCAGTAGCTAAATAATCTCTCAAGTCTTGTGAAAGTTTATGTTACTGTAATTCGATTTGAGTTTTAAGTGAGCAAAGCTTGGCTAAGAACAAGGCAACATATTTCTTCAACTGAACTGAATTTTGGGTGAATGGAGGAGGGCCTTTTCATGAAGCAATGAATTGGGTAGTTCAACTTTAACAACCATGATTTTGTTTTCTGCTTCGTTTCTAGCATGGACTGTGGGCATGCAATTTAGCTgttggagaaaaaaaatttttgacGTAGTTTATGGCTATGGACACATGGATGCCACTAGTCATATCGATTACGTAATGTGCAACGTCAGATCATAAATAAGCAGTCGAGAACATCTTGAGATAATAAAATGGAGTACCAGGTTGTATTTGGGAATAAGCGGTCGAGAGCATTCCTAAGTGCATGACCTACTGGCTTCCATTTGAATTTGAAGGTGAGAACCATGTTTGGAGCTTGAGGGCCCAATTTTATCTGAATCAGCAAAAAGTCTCCTGTGCAGTTAACTAGTTTGGTTAACTAGGAGGGAGCATAGGTGAGTTGGCTGTGCtttgaaaaatgagaaattgaatAAATCAACGTTAATAggagataaaataaaatagaatggaATAAAGAAATGAAACTGGATTAAATCAAGTTAAGTTGATTCGAGCCACATTCGATCAGTTATGGGCTGAGCTTTGAGACTTCTTCTTTTCTTAATGTGATGGTCACCAAGGGTACTCCTATTTTCTAGTCGTTCCCCAACAAAGATTAGCCTTTGTCTGTTCGGTAGGATCCTTCCTCTCACATCCAGGGATAgagttgggacgtgcttgttcaactagCTACGCACTAGGGTGAAAACTTTGTGTCCCATATCGAAAACGGAAAGAAAAGATTTGAGCTATATATATGTGAGCCTTCCTAAGTGATTAGCACTCTTTTGGGTGTAAAAGCCTAAGGGACAAATTTGTGAGTCCTAGTATGGATTGAGCCAAGCTAGACAATACTAGCcaatgggccgggccattacaatgTGGTATTAGagttggactccctc
The Hevea brasiliensis isolate MT/VB/25A 57/8 chromosome 18, ASM3005281v1, whole genome shotgun sequence genome window above contains:
- the LOC110636884 gene encoding uncharacterized protein LOC110636884 → MEKQSSQQQKQQSPAVSSCRKKKNEEGTFMEDLKDHIDEFIHASMDEHKSCFKKTIQKMFGMSKIVAERSGEAKEAESSLPLRTVVSD